A single window of Nicotiana sylvestris chromosome 5, ASM39365v2, whole genome shotgun sequence DNA harbors:
- the LOC138869668 gene encoding uncharacterized protein encodes MVMITRSGRGGDVNTSKQKEIVSDEVEVQDDDVSIVDKQVSEKNLNAEVRIDINDNEVETQDDMNSSREHSLSINVPLVEALEKMSGYAKFMKDLVTKKRSMDCEIIKMTHQALRDLGASINLMPYSVFKTLGIGQPRATTMMLQIANRTMKRLFDIIDDVLVRVDKFILHADFVILDCKVDYEVPIIFGRPFLATEKALVDMEA; translated from the exons ATGGTGATGATTACTAGAAGCGGtcgaggtggtgatgtgaatacctccaagcaaaaggaaattgTGAGTGATGAGGTTGAAGTACAAGATGATGATGTTTCTATAGTTGATAAGCAAGTGAGTGAAAAGAATTTGAATGcggaagtgagaattgatattaaTGATAATGAGGTGGAGACTCAAGATGACATGAACTCGTCTAGGGAACAT agcttatcaatcaatgttcctttggtggaagctcttgaaAAAATGTCAGGTTAtgccaagttcatgaaagacttggtgactaaaaagagatccatggattgtgagatcatcaaaatgactcatcaa GCATTGCGCGATTTGGgagcaagtatcaatttgatgccttactccgtgttcaaaactttgggtattggtcaacccAGGGCTACAACAATGATGTTGCAAATAGCgaatagaacaatgaagaggctGTTTGATATTAtcgatgatgttcttgttcgggtggacaagtTTATTCTACATgctgactttgtgattttggactgtAAGGTCGATTATGAGGTTCCGATCATatttggaagacctttccttgcaactgagaaggcattggttgatatgGAAGCATAG